The genomic interval tgaggggggGGCGAGCCGAAGGCTTTTAAAGGACCGAGGGCTGACAAACAAGCATCGCGTGCTGATTTCCCCTCCGCGAGTGCGCGCGCACTTTAGACCaccttgagagagagagagagagagagagagagagagaatgggtcGCTACACGGGCAAAACCTGCCGCCTGATCTTCATGCTGGTGATCACCGTGGTGTTCTTCGTGGTGGAGATCGTGGCGGGCTACGCGGGGAACTCCATCGCGCTGGTCTCGGACTCCTTCAACATGCTGTCCGACATGGTGTCGCTGTGTGTGGGGCTGCTGTCCGCCCGCCTGTCGCGCCGCAGCGGCTCGGAGCGCTGCTCCTACGGCCTGGCCAGGGTGGAGGTGGTGGGCGCGCTCTCCAATGCCGTCTTCCTGACCGCCCTCCTCTTCTCCATCTCGGCAGAGGCCATCAAGAGGCTCAGCCGGCCCGAGCCCATCGACGACCCCTTCCTGGTGCTGGTGGTCGGCTCGCTGGGGCTGGCGGTCAACGTGGTGGGGCTTTTCATCTTCCAGGATTGCCGGTCGATGTGCGGGAGAGGCCGGCGTGGAGGAGCGGAGGAGAAGGGCATTGAGAAAGTGGTCATGAACGGAGAAGCAGGTGCTCATATTTTCGCAACGGTTGCCGCCCTTTCGCTTCTACACGACACGTTTAACTAGGGGTCGGTAGCGCGAGGAGCAAACGAGCGTTAAACTCTTTTATCCGCACAGAAAGTGCGTTACTTTTGATTTCCCACCCGTATTGCGGCGAGCCGCTCTTGAGCGCTTCGTGATTGGCTAGTGGCTCCTGTTCACGAACAGTTCTGGCCAATCATAGCACAGCAAAGTCGAGCACCGCAATACGGGTGGGGGAAACGAGCCCGAGTCGCGGTTTGCGTGAGTCAGcgatttttatttctttattgacTCTTTTCGACAATTCTGTGAAGCCCGTCCCGCCAGACACAGCAGGAAAAGTCTtactttcctttctcttttcctggCAGGATGTCAAACCTTTGGCGTAGTTTGTCGAAATAACCACTCATTTTGTCAAAAATATTACTTTAGTATGTGAAAATCATGACAAGTTACTTTGGCGAGTTACTGAGGCGAAATTTCGACATAATATATTTTGGGTATTACTctgataagtcattatttcagcaTCGTAAGTCAGTAATTTGGCAAAATAAGtctttattttgacatagtaagcTAATATTTAGAGACAACAAATCATTATTTCCACTTAATAATGAATGTTTACAGATTAAAAGTCATTATTCCGACATAGTAAACCAATATAAAAAAAGTCATACTAAGTCAAAATTTAGAGAAGTCCTTAATTTGACATCTTAAGCCAAAATTTAGAGAAACAAGACATTTTGTTGACGTAGTAggttaatattttgagaaaataagttattattttgacatagtaagcCAATACTTAAAGAAAATTAGTATTGACAGTCAAAATTTAGAGAGATAGGTCATTATATGGACAAAGTACGTCaatattttgattaaataagtcttttattttgacatagtaagtcaatattttgagaaaaatctGTTCTATTTTGACATAACAAGTTACATATTTAgagaaaatcattattttgacagaGTAAGTCAAATTTTTGAAACAATAACTCCTTAAAGTGACATTGTAAGCTAATATCTAGAGAaattgtcattattttgacatatttaGTCAAAATTGTGGCACACTGCTCTCAGAAacgaagaaggagaaaaaatcAAGATAATGCAAAAGTAAGTGAGCAGTCTATGCTTATATGTAACGTCATGAAGAACAAATCAGGGAGCGCGTCGAGAGGTTATGTTGAGAAATACAGTTAATTAAACTGTAATCAACTCACGACTGTGAGCTTGACCCTGTTTGCACCGTCGCAGACGCATGTAAACGTGTGCATGCACAGTGGCTGTGGGTGGcatgttttgaatgaaaagCCGTTTGAACTGTGCTTTCTTTGCCAGCCTTTGACAGTTGcttcactttttacagtgtgatcTTCTCAACCTTCGTTTTTAACCGTCTCCACATGTTCGTGCTGTTCTCCCCAGATCTGTGTAAATGGTTCTTAACCCCCTGAATGCCAGCAAGTGCGCTCAGCACTGGTTTTCTGTCCATCCACAGGCTCCCTCGCCCAACAGACTGACTCACAGGAGACAGATAAGAATCAGAGTGACGGTCAGCCGCTGAACATTAGAGGTGGGTTCTCTGGACTTATCGTGCGCGCAGCTATCACTTACCTCTGctggtcaaaagtttggggacaccttgcCTTTGTTTAAAATGGTCTGCatagtgtttttgtttaccGCAAAGGTTTTGTCAGCACAAAGCAGGTGGGTGTTGATACTTTGGCTGTATGTCACAGCGCATGTTCATCGAGGTATCTTGCTTGGTATGAAGAGTAAGGGAGGAAAATCCGGACACGTTTTGTAGGTAACAGAGTGGACagggagtggacacagtgtttaaaaactctagcggcactgctgtgtctgatccactcagaccagcacaacacacactaacacaccaccaccaccacatcagtgtcactgcagtgctgagaatgatccaccgcccaaatactacctgctctgtgagggtccatgggggtcctggccactgaagaacagggtaacagagtatcagagaaacagatggactacagtctgtaactgtagagctacaaagtgcagctatacagtaagaggagctgataaagtggacagtgagcgtagaaacaaggaggtggtcagaatgtcaagcctgattggtgtgtgccTTAGGTGTGCAGCGTAGAGATGTGATGGACGTGATGgctttgcattgttttgttGCATTTGCATTGTTTATAGTTGATTACACTTGTTGCTCTTCCTCCCTCTACCTCACTCAACTCTCTTCCTCGTTCTCAGGAGTTTTACTCCACGTGCTGAACGATGCTTTGGGGTCAGTGGTTGTGGTGGTGGCCTCCGTTCTGTTTTATGTATGGCCCCTGCCCGACAACGGCACCTGTAACTGGCAGTGCTACGTGGACCCCAGCTTGACGCTGGTGATGGTGATCATCATCCTGTCCTCGGCCATTCCCCTCATGAAAGAGACCACTAGCATTCTTCTGCAGATGAGCCCACCTGACATGACCGTCTCCACAATATGTGAGTATGAAGGGGCTAAAATGACCAAACCTTTTGCTTTAGGGCTTTATTTATGCACTCTTTAGAGCCTAATGGCCAGGGCCGGAGGCAGTTGAGGCAAGTGCCTGGGGCAGCTGTGTTGTCAGGGACCTCCACATCGCTGCTGTGacaaaaatgtgttggttttattATAGGATATGGACCACCAGCTTAAGATGCCACAGAGGCAAGTCATAAGTGCCAACAAGATCCATCACCAACCAATTTTTTCTGTTCGTTTACTTCTTTGGAATCAGCACTTGCCAAGTCCTTTTTTGATGAGGGTAGCAGCCTGTTCTCCTTTCTGCTAAACAACTAAGAGTTTTCGCTCTTTTCGTggtctgcaaaaaaaaaaaaaaaacacttcagagCTAAAAAGGCCCCCTTGTgcttcagcttcagctgctaAACGTGTGCGAGTGAGTTAAAGGCCAGGTCAATGAGAACCCCCAGGCATCTAAAAATAAGAAGTTTGGACGTTTGTTTATTGCATGTTGTTACCATAGGAACTACTATGGTCTAGAACTGGCCTTGCTAATGGCTTTATCTGTAATAAAAGTTCCACTTTTAAGTAAATACTCCTACACATGGGAACTCTTAGAACATAACTAATTATATagataatttacatttacattcagtttttattctgCAACAACAGTCTGcacttccatttgtttcagTGCCAGGAAATAAAAACGTGGCAAAAATGTAGactataattttctttcctgCAAAGACTGTGTGGAATAAGATTTCATTAGGttgaaatcataataaaaatctCCTCTTTTACTTGCAAACACAGgtgaatctgcactttccacacaattttcatgcttgtttcaatgagcaaATGTTGGgaaataatgaatataaaatgacaaataatataaatataaaacgaGCTTTTATTATTTGTGGCGGTTACTGCAGATCTGTTTAGAACATCTTTCAGCTCAATTCcagcttcttctttttctcccttccATCCACACAGTGGTGGACGTGTGCCGGCTGCCCGGGGTCATCGGCGTCCATGAAGTTCACGTGTGGGAGTTGGTCAAGGATCGCAATGTAGCCACCTTGCATGTCAAATTAAACTCAGAATTTTCCGAATCCCAATTCAAGAGCCTCCATACCCAGATCCGGGAGATCTTCCACAAAGCCGGCATCCACAGCGTTACTGCTCAGCTGGAGGTCAGCGACGATGACCTGGACAGCAGCCAGTGTAGCAACCCCTGCATGTCCACTGACTCTGCATGTCTCAAACTGTCCTGCTGCCCGGTAGAGTCTAAATTAGTTTCAGAACATAAAGCGAGCCAGTCCCGCTCATCTGGAGAAGTGTCAGTGGACGTGATGGACAGCACCAAAAACCTGCTCAGGGAACGGGACACTAAACAGTTAGAAGGGGAACACAGAATCTCAGATGTCACAAAGTTTTAAGCCTCGAGGGCCAGTTTCTCTGAACATGAC from Pygocentrus nattereri isolate fPygNat1 chromosome 5, fPygNat1.pri, whole genome shotgun sequence carries:
- the slc30a10 gene encoding zinc transporter 10, yielding MGRYTGKTCRLIFMLVITVVFFVVEIVAGYAGNSIALVSDSFNMLSDMVSLCVGLLSARLSRRSGSERCSYGLARVEVVGALSNAVFLTALLFSISAEAIKRLSRPEPIDDPFLVLVVGSLGLAVNVVGLFIFQDCRSMCGRGRRGGAEEKGIEKVVMNGEAGSLAQQTDSQETDKNQSDGQPLNIRGVLLHVLNDALGSVVVVVASVLFYVWPLPDNGTCNWQCYVDPSLTLVMVIIILSSAIPLMKETTSILLQMSPPDMTVSTILVDVCRLPGVIGVHEVHVWELVKDRNVATLHVKLNSEFSESQFKSLHTQIREIFHKAGIHSVTAQLEVSDDDLDSSQCSNPCMSTDSACLKLSCCPVESKLVSEHKASQSRSSGEVSVDVMDSTKNLLRERDTKQLEGEHRISDVTKF